The stretch of DNA CTTCAACTTCTACGGAGCTTCTCTTCTCTCCAAAGGATCCTTCTCTAAGGGCCGCCTCCTCATAGACCCGAACTATAGTGGCCACAGCCCGCGCACCGCCCGGCACGCACCTGCGGTCCGGAAGTTCTCCCCTGACCTTAAGTTGCTTAAGGATGTAAAGATTAGCGTGAGCTTTACTGAGAGCTGCAGGAGTAAGGACAGGAAGGTGCTGTACACAGGAGCGGAGCGTGACACGCGGGCAGAATGCGGTCTGCTCCTTAGCCCTGTCAGTGGGGACGTGCATGCTTGTCCCTTTGGCGGGAGTGTTGGTAATGGGGTAGGCGTAGGGGGTGAGAGTGCGGATAAGAAGGATGAGGAGAATGAGCTGGATCAGGAAAAGAGAGTGGAGTATGCAGTGCTCGATGAGTTAGAAGATTTTACTGACAATTTGGAGCTAGATGAAGAAGGAGCAGGCGGGTTCACGGCTAAAGCAATCGTTCAAAGAGACAGAGTGGACGAAGAAGCCTTGAATTTCTCCTACGAGGTATGTTGGCGACCCCTCCTTTGATGGGCTCTTAGCAATCCCAAAGGGGTTTGGGAATTGCAGCATCTTTGAAGAgcagggaaatttaaaaaatcagttgccTTATGAGGTGGGATAAAGTTAATGTGGAGAAGAGAAAGATGTAAGGAGTctggatttttaaagttttgttaacGAAGTGTTTGGCCGATGAGTTGGGCTTGAACCCTTTATCCAGCCTGAGTTGGCAGGTGCTGCTGAGAAGTGCTCCTTGCCGGTGTGTGCACCTGGACCAGGTGTGTTGGCATCGGCTTTTGGTCTCATCCCGTTTGTTTTTCAGATGACCACACGCCCTAAGGGCACACCTAGGCCCCCTTGAGCGCACCTCTCTGTGTCTGTTCTGGTGTACACGGCTGGGCTTGCCCGTCGTGCAGGAGCTCAGGCTCTGGGGCTGTGGTGTCTGAACAGCATGTTTTGCAGGATGACTTTGACAATGATGTGGATGCTCTGTTGGAAGAAGGCCTTTGTGCTCCCAAAAAGAGGCGAACAGAGGAGAAATACGGAGGAGACAGTGACCATCCCTCTGATGGAGAGACGAGTGTGCAGCCGATGATGACCAAGATTAAGACAGTGCTCAAAAGTGAGTTGGCAGCATAGAAGCAGTGCGCACTTCCAGAGCAGGAGAAGGGCAGTTGCTTCCTTAGGAAAGATgctttggctgggcacagtggctcacctataatcccagcactttgggaggctgaggcaggaggattgcttgaggtcaggagtttgagaccagccttggcaatacagcaagaccctgtctctacataaaataaaaattagccaggcatggtagtgtgtgcttgtagtcctagctactctggtggctgaggcaggaggatcacttgagcccaggtgctGGAGACTACAGTGAAGTATGAtagtgccactgtactctaatctgggcaacagagcgagactctgtctcttaaaaaaaaatgctttgaaagcCCTGTGGTGCCAGGCAGTAAGATGGGTGGAGGCATGTGTTTCGGGACAGGACAGTCATGTCTAAGGGCAAAACAGACCGGGTTTGGGATGCCTGCTGAGACACAGCCCAGGTGCAGATTCTGGGAGGTGCCGTGGAAAGCAcagagcagggggtggggagactgTGCAGAGGAATGGGAAGGAGCCTCTCAGGGATCAGGAGCAGACCCCAAGGACGGTTCGTTGGTATGTGCTGGGAGCCAAGACCAGAGGTGTGCTCAGTGAAGTAGGTGACGTTCCAGGTTTTTGTTTTACTCCAAGTATCACAGAAGCAGGTGGTGGTCCAGGTTTTTGTTTCATGCCAAGTGCCACAGAAGCCACCAGAAGCGGGTGGGCATTACCTGATTTTTGTTTGAAAGTGTGGCACTTGTGTTTTTGGTGGGCAGGGGAAGCTCCTTGGGCAGAGGTGGAAGTGCTTTGGAGGTACAGGTGGTGAGACTTGCACTGATTTTGGGGAGAGCAGTTGGAAGGCGCCCAGAGTAACTTTGTGAGGCTCTGTCTTCGATGCAGTGCAGGTGTGGGAGGAGTAGGGTTTGATGGCCTGGAGGCACCTATGAGTGTCCCAGTGGAGGTGTTGGGCTTGGTAGAGGGTCTGAAGAGACACACGGGGACTCGAGCACACAGGTGAGACCCTGGGCTGAGGGCCATAGTGCAGAAGGTGGCAAGGTGCAACTGGGAGGAAAGCAAAGGGTGGGTGGCACAAGACCCCTGTCCTTGGGCTGCTGAAAGGATGGCCAGCTCAAGCAGTTGAACAGGAGGACTGTTGGGATAGGTGGTGACAGACAAGATGAACCCAGGGCTGCAGCTTCTGGAAGAGGCAGGGGCAGTCTGCCTCAGTGCCTGGAGGGCTGGCTCCTGCCCCTCTGTGGTTTCAGCAGGCCCACTCCGAGCAGGGAAGCCCCTGTCCATTCTGTGTAGCCAACAGGTCAGCAGCAGGCCTGGCCTGCCTACCTGGGTGCTCATACACAGACAACTGTGTGTGAGCTCTTCAGGTGGCTAGGTTGACTTTGTGTCCGCTCACTGTCACAGAGGAGCAGCCTGGCTTGACCCGTGTCCCGTCTTGTGCTTGGCTCTGTATTCCATTTGCCACTTCTCCTGACTTAGCCCAGAGCTGCAGTGAGGCAGCTCCATTTTGGCAGAGCTCCTGAGAGAGCACCCCACGGTGTGCATGCACCCTGACCTGTGTCACTCCCTTCCTGGGGCCATCACCTGATGGGTCTGTGTGTAGGTGCCAGGCTCAGGGTGAGAGCTGCGGCTGGGTCCTGGCTGTGAGGTGCCACTTCCTTTTATGAGAGTCACTGGAACCTTTTtctccacatatttttttttttagatttcacgtgctttttttttcttttgtttctaaatttttaatttgttcccAATACCTATAAGAAATTTAGTTTTAGTTAAATCTTTGCCTTGTGCTCTTTTTAGTAATAGATCTGTCAGGTAGGTGTCGAGTGGATGATAAATCTTAAACCTCTTGCTCATGACTACCTGGAAGGGGTTGGGAAGGGTGTCTTAAAACCCATTTAGAGACTTACTAATTCCAAGTAGTGTTTCGTATGCTGGTGAGAGTGTGTAGCTCAGTTTTGATAAAGACTTGTCACCTGGTCACTGGGAGCAGCAGCTGACAGACATGCAGTTTATCAGCAAAGCTTACCTAGCTCTGGAGTGTTCCTGGTCatggccaggcaggcaggagaggacTTGTTCTGTGCTCTTTCATGTGCTGGTTTGACACATTTCATTACCACCTTGTGCCACATGCTGTCCTAGGCCCTGGGGGCATGGCAGTGAACAAGGTAGACAGGAGCTTAGGTTCTCTGGGAAGACCCAGGTAAACAAGTTCACAAATATGGAGCAGTTTCACATGTAGGAGGTGCAGTGGCAACAGTTCTAAGTGTTTTTAAAGTGATTGTGGGATGTTCTCATCTTCTGTGCAGGTCGTGGCCGCCCACCTACGGAACCGCTGCCCGATGGGTGGATCATGACATTCCATAACTCCGGAGTCCCCGTGTACCTACACAGAGAGTCTCGGGTGGTCACCTGGTCCAGGCCATACTTCTTGGGAACGGGAAGCATACGGGTAGGGGAGGCATCAGTCGTGACTTTAGGCTTGTAAGTTCTCAGACCAAAACTTGCACGTCTACACACATTACACTGTAGCCAAGCAGAGGCTGGTGAAAGCCATCAGATTTTCAGACTTTTGGGGTCATCCTTGTAATCTGTGTTGTACTTTTCTGTCCACAGAAGCATGACCCTCCTCTGAGTAGCATCCCTTGCCTACATTATAAGAAAATGAAGGACAATGAGGAGCGGGAGCAAAACAGTGAGCTCACCCCCAGTGGGGAAGTGTCCCCCATCAAGCCCTTGACCCGATCCGTAGAGCTGGAGTTCCCCCTGGATGATCCTGACTCCATGGGCGCTGACTCAGGGCCACCGGATGAGAAGGACCCGCTAGGGGCTGAGGCagcccctggggccctggggcaggTGAAGGCCAAAGTTGAGGTGTGCAAAGACGAGTCAGTTGGTAAGTTTCCTGAAGGAGCTTTCTGTCCTTGCTGCCTGGGACCTGTCTGTGGGAGTACAGCTGCATCCATGCCCTGCCCAGGGGCTCATTCCTCCTGCTAAAGGCCATCATCCCTAGTTCCTCTGTGTGTCTGAGGAAGGTGCTGTGCCTGTCCTCTCGTGTGGCTGGGAAGGCCTGTCTTCCTGCTCCTGCAAGAACCCGCCCGGTGCAGCTCCCTAGCCCCTTGCCTGGGCTCTGCAGAGCTGCGCTGTGGCTGCTTTGGGGAAGTGGCTGCCAGCACTGCCCACAGGCCTTTGGCTCTCTGGTCACTTGTATGGTCTTTCTGGAAGCCTTTCTTTTTCAGTAGGATTTGCACAtgtggcattatttttatttttcctgatgagCTCAGAGTGAGCCTCTTCAATGCATGTACTCAGTGTTGGGAAACTGTCACTGTTCTGTGACAGTTCCCTCTTAATTCCTACTGTTGCTTTTGCATGTGTGCCAgtgtttctcattctctcttccatATCTTTTAGCTTAGTTCTACCCATTTGAGTCTTACCTCTCTCTTCAGTGGTGGCAAATCTCTTTCAGCCCACCTGTTGGGTCACTCTCAAAGAGCACTTCCCATGTTCTGGGTTTCTGGTTGTCCGTGTATTGCTGGCTGATGTGTGTGTGGAAGTGGCCAGAGGAAGAAAACACGGTGGTCAGAGAGGTGCGGGGCCACCATTGCATGGGAGCCTGAGTTGCTGCTGGTAGTCTGGCATTTGTTTTCATACAGAGAGAAAGTCCAGAAGgccatctgatttttttttttttttttgcttcctttttttcttttcatttttatattcttgattTTGTTCCAAATAAAGGATATCCCAGAAATTTGTCTGTAAGTGACCTGCCAGAATGATCTGTGCTGGCAGAGTGAGGGACCTGATTCTTTGCTTTTGGTGCCCTTTGAAGGGATGGGAAAAGGGAATGGGTGTCAGGTGGCCTGTTTACTGGGTGGCCTGTCGCTGTCCTCTGCACTAAGTTTCAGACACGTGACTCCTACATTGGAAGTTTAGTAATTGGGTTCTCTGGTAATCTTGGACAGATCTTGAGGAATTTCGGAACTACCTAGAGAAGCGTtttgactttgagcaagttactgtGAAAAAATTCAGGACTTGGGCTGAGCGGCGGCAGTTCAACCGAGAAATGAAGCGGAAACAGGCCGAGTCTGAGAGGCCCATCTTGCCAGCCAATCAGAAGCTCATTACTTTATCGGTGCAAGACGCACCCACAAAGAAAGGTGAGTCAGGCTTCCAGATTTTAACGTCAACAGACGGGTTATGCTATTATTTCTAAGTTGATGTGTTTAGAGTGTATGTCCTATGAATTGCATTTCATTCAAAGCTTGTTTATCCCATGAATGCAGAGTCTACCATGCTCCAAGTGGTGAGCCCTAGTTAGTGATTCAGTAGTGTGACGCTGCCAGGTCGCTGAGTGCTTGCAGCAGTGCTTCTGGCTGTTGCTGAGATGGTTTTTCTTGTCACAGAATTTGTCATTAACCCCAATGGGAAATCCGAGGTCTGCATACTGCACGAGTACATGCAGCGAGTCCTCAAGGTCCGCcctgtttataatttctttgaatgCGGTAAGTTTGACCTTCTCCATTCTAGTCCTAAAGAGTCACACACGTCACTTGGTCAAGGGAGGCGGGAGCTGGCCGGTAGTCCTGTTCTGCTGGCATGAAGGGAGCGTGCAGGGCAGAGACGAGCATGCTGCAGACATGCTTCGTTGTCATGGATCTGCGCCCTGCCCGAGGGGAGTGCTTTCCCTTTCCAGTCTGTCCCATCTGCCTCGCTGGCTGCTGCCCTGTGTTGTCGCAGAGCCTCCTTTTGAGGAGCTGTCACTGTGAACTTTCCCTGGTCTCCTGGCACCCCTGGGTGGCCGGAGGGTCCTTGGGCCTGCACTTCCCTGCCACTGCGTCTCCCATGGGCATTCTTGTCACACCTTTGTGAAGACCAATGTATCTTCCCCTTGCAAGGGAAAGCCCAGAGGGTCACTCATCATTTGGGTGTGTTTCTTTGGCAAACCACATATTGTGCTTCCCGCCCTGCCAGTCCTATGACCATCTTTCATAGATGTTGGTCCCTGTACCAGGAGGCTCTGCCCCTAGCCTCCCGCCTCCTCTCggctccccaccccaccatcccCAATTTCCCTCGATTGCTTATCTGCGCCCTCTGTTGCTGACTGCCCGTGGCCCTGCCCTGTGTCTCAGGAGCCCCCAGGTCTCTGAAGGGCAGCTCCTGACTCATCCTTGTCTGTCTGTGTGGTTAGattgtgtgtgcacgcatgctTTTAATGTCTTGCAAGTGTGTTTTAAAacaagtaattttaattttaagagaacCCAAGTGAGCCTTTTGGTGCCTCGGTGACCATTGATGGTGTGACTTATGGATCTGGAACTGCAAGCAGCAAAAAACTTGCGAAGAATAAAGCTGGTAATGTGCCTGCGGGGGTCTCAGGGACACGTGCACCTGGTAATGTGCCTGCGGGGGTCTCAGGGACACGTGCACCTGGTAATGTGCCTGCGGGGGTCTCAGGGACACGTGCACCTGGTAATGTGCCTGCGGGGGTCTCAGGGACACGTGCACCTGGTAATGTGCCTGCGGGGGTCTCAGGGGCATACCTCTGCTGCATCTGCTTCTCCCACCATGGGTAGACCGGGCTGAGCAGTGGTGGcaggtgggggtgtgggtgggacacattcattttatttatatattcatctattttgagttttaaaattacatgCTCATTGGAAAAAACTCAAATAGAGTGAAATGTGAGACTTAAAAGTAGAAGGCCCCTCTCTGCTGAGTGATACCTGGGCTAATATGTCCCTTCCTTGTCTCAGCCACACACGGATTTGGGGGTGTGCTCAGAGCTAACTGGGTTGTGTTGAGTGCACACTGTAgcaaaagtttatatttaaactGGGCAAATGTGAGCACACAAGGAGAGAAGAGTCAGATCAGCGTGCTGTCAGCATTCTCGAGTGGTTTGACATTTATGCGGACTCTTTCCTGAGTCCTTCAGACTCCAGATTTGGGAGTCAGCACAGTTGCTCATAGCATAGCATACCTACTTGAAAGCTTGTGTCTGCACCATGTCcttcctgtttgctttcttgTTGGCACTAATAACAGTGGGCACTAGTACAGTGCGTAATAGTAACAGTGGGCAGTGGTAACAGTGAGCACTAGTAACAATGGGCACTAGTATAGTGCATATAGTAACAGTGGGCACTGGTAACAGTGGTAACTAGTACAGTGCATAATAGTAACAGTGGGAACTAGTAACAGTGCATAATAGTAACAGTGGGCACTAGTACAGTGTGTAATAGTAACAGTGGGCagtggtaacagtgggcactAGTAACAATGGGCACTAGTATAGTGCATATAGTAACAGTGGGCACTAGTACAGTGTGTAATAGTAACAGTGGGCagtggtaacagtgggcactAGTAACAATGGGCAGTAGTAACAGTGGGCACTAGTACAGTGCGTAATAGTAACAGTGGGCACTAGTATAGTGCATATAGTAACAGTGGGCACTGGTAACAGTGGTAACTAGTACAGTGCATAATAGTAACAGTGGGCACTAGTACAGTGCATAATAGTAACAGTGGGCagtggtaacagtgggcactAGTAACAATGGGCACTAGTATAGTGCATATAGTAACAGTGGGCACTGGTAACAGTGGTAACTAGTACAGTGCATAATAACAGTGGGAACTAGTAACAGTGCATAATAGTAACAGTGGGCACTAGTACAGTGTGTAATAGTAACAGTGGGCACTAGTACAGTGTGTAATAGTAACAGTGGGCAGTAGTAATTGGGCACTAGTATAGTGCATATAGTAACAGTGGGCACTGATAACAGTGGGCACTAGTACAGTGTGTAATAGTAACAGTGGGCATTAGTAACAGTGCATAATAGTAACAGTGGGCAGTAGTAACAGTGGGCACTAGTACAGTGCATAATAGTAACAGTGGGCACTAGTACAGTGTGTAATAGTAACAGTGGGCAGTAGTAACTGGGCACTAGTATAGTGCATATAGTAACAGTGGGCACTGGTAACAGTGGGCACTAGTACAGTGTGTAATAGTAACAGTGGGCATTAGTAACAGTGCATAATAGTAACAGTGGGCAGTAGTAACAGTGGGCACTAGTACAGTGCATAATAGTAACAGTGGGCACTAGTACAGTGTGTAATAGTAACAGTGGGCAGTAGTAACAGTGCATAATAGTAACAGTGGGCAGTAGTAACAGTGGGCACTAGTACAGTGCATAATAGTAACAGTGGGCACTAGTAACAGTGGGCACTAGTACAGTGCATAACAGTAACAGTGGGCACTAGTAACAGCGGGCATTAGTACGGTGCGTAATAGTAACAGTGGGCATTAGTAACAGTGGGCACTGGTAACAGTGGGCATTAGTACAGTGGGCACTAGTACAGTGCGTAATAGTAACAGTGGGCAATAGTACAGTGCATAATAATAACAGTGGGCAGTAGTAACAGTGGGCACTAGTACAGTGCATAATAGTAACAGTGGGCACTAGTACAGTGCGTAATAGTAACAGTGGGCACTAGTACAGTGCATAATAATAACAGTGGGCAGTAGTAACAGTGGGCACTAGTACAGTTCATAATAGTAACAGTGGGCACTAGTACAGTGCATAATAGTAACAGTGGGCACTAATAACAGAGGGCACTAGTACAATGCGTAATAGTAATGGTGGGCACTGGTACAGTGCATAATAGTAACAGTGGGCACTAGTAACAGTGGGCACTAGTACAGTCATAATAGTAACAGTGGGCACTAGTACAGTGTGTAATAATAACAGTGGGCACTAGTACAGTGCATAATAGTAACAGTGGGCACTAGTAACAGTGCATAATAGTAACAGTGGGCACTAGTACAGTGCATAATAGTAACAGTGGGCACTAGTACAGTGCATAATAGTAACAGTGGGCATTAGTAACAGTGGGCACTGGTAACAGTGGGCACTAGTACAGTGTGTAACAGTAACAGTGGGCACTAGTAACAGTGGGCACTAGTACAGTACGTGATAGTAACAGTGGGCACTAGTACAGTGCGTAACAGTAACAGTGGGCACTAGTAACAGTGGGCAGTAGTACAGTACGTGATAGTAACAGTGGGTACTAGTACAGTGCGTAATAGTAATGGTGGGCACTGGTACAGTGCATAATAGTAACAGTGGGCAGTAGTAACAGTGGGCACTAGTACAGTCATAATAGTAACAGTGGGCACTAGTAACAGTGGGTACTAGTAACAGCTGGCACTAGTAACGGTGGGCACTAGTACAGTGTGTAATAGTGGGCAGTAGTACAGTACGTGATAGTAACAGTGGGGACTAGTAACAGTGGGCAGTAGTAACGGTGGGCACTAGTACAGTGTGTAATAGTGGGCACTAGTACAGTACGTGATAGTAACAGTGGGGACTAGTAACAGTGGGCAGTAGTAACAGTCAACACTAGTAACAGTGGACAGTAGTACCAGCCGGCACTAGTAACTGGGCATTCTTTTGCAGGAGACCGTTCTGCCCCAGCATCAGCGTTATTTGGCCTCTtctcaggtgtgagccacattGCAGGGTTGTGTTGGGTACACCCCAGGCTGTCACACCCTTAGGTCGATTCTTGGGGTTCCTACCATTGCTGTGTTTCCCAGAGCAGGTCTCAAAGCAGGAACTGTGTCAGTTATATCCTGGTCACACTTGGTCTCAGGGACAGTGCAGATGTTTTTTGCTCATGGGAATCAAAATGTTCCTATGTGTTGCTTCCTTTCAATGGCAGACGCTGAGGACGGTTGGGAGCCTTCTGCGTTGTAGTTACTGCTTGTCCTTCCCTCTGTGTCACTGTCCTGGGTGTGCACACTTCTCCCTAGTCACCAGGAAGGACTGCTATCTTAGATTCTGCCTAAAAGACTTTTTCAGCTCAACAGACTGGGTGTTAGCAAGGTTTTGAGCCAATTACCTGTGGGGTGGGGTCTGGCAGAGGAATGCAGAGGCAGGCCCTGGGTAGCTTCCCTCTGTGAGCTCACCCACTCTTTCCCTCCTGCTGGGATCCACTTCCCCTGCCCAGACTGGCTGCCCTCTGTCGACGTCTCTGCTTGGATCTCCTACAGCACTTAGAGCTCTGCAGGGTCAGACTGAGCTGAGCCACCAGCCCTCTagctcaggcgtcctcaaactgcggcctgccaaggacatttatctggccctccggatgtttttgctgctgctgcctgtcttgcttagcagcaaacttgtcccgggcccacagtgcgcttgtgtggaatgtgtgccgcactctccagtggctctccaacgatctgagggacagtgaactggccccctgtttaaaaagtttgaggacccctgctagctGTTGCACCCCAGCCCTGCTTATGTGGTGCCTGTGCTCTCAGCCCTGGGCTATCCCTGTGCTCTTCCCTGCAGACTCCCTAGAGTGTACCTCTGTATAGGCCGTGTCTCCCTGCCTATAGCAGGCCCTGCCACTGCTGCCTGGTCTGGTTGCCTGCAGCCACCTGCTCGGTTCAGGGCCTACTGAGCCATTTTCTGATACACCACCCAAGGG from Microcebus murinus isolate Inina chromosome 22, M.murinus_Inina_mat1.0, whole genome shotgun sequence encodes:
- the DGCR8 gene encoding microprocessor complex subunit DGCR8 produces the protein METDESPSLLPCGPAGEAVMESRARPFQALPREQSPPPPLQTSSGAEVMDVGSGGDGQSEPPAEDPFNFYGASLLSKGSFSKGRLLIDPNYSGHSPRTARHAPAVRKFSPDLKLLKDVKISVSFTESCRSKDRKVLYTGAERDTRAECGLLLSPVSGDVHACPFGGSVGNGVGVGGESADKKDEENELDQEKRVEYAVLDELEDFTDNLELDEEGAGGFTAKAIVQRDRVDEEALNFSYEDDFDNDVDALLEEGLCAPKKRRTEEKYGGDSDHPSDGETSVQPMMTKIKTVLKSRGRPPTEPLPDGWIMTFHNSGVPVYLHRESRVVTWSRPYFLGTGSIRKHDPPLSSIPCLHYKKMKDNEEREQNSELTPSGEVSPIKPLTRSVELEFPLDDPDSMGADSGPPDEKDPLGAEAAPGALGQVKAKVEVCKDESVDLEEFRNYLEKRFDFEQVTVKKFRTWAERRQFNREMKRKQAESERPILPANQKLITLSVQDAPTKKEFVINPNGKSEVCILHEYMQRVLKVRPVYNFFECENPSEPFGASVTIDGVTYGSGTASSKKLAKNKAARATLEILIPDFVKQTSEEKPKDSEELEYFNHISIEDSRVYELTSKAGLLSPYQILHECLKRNHGMGDTSIKFEVVPGKNQKSEYVMACGKHTVRGWCKNKRVGKQLASQKILQLLHPHVKNWGSLLRMYGRESSKMVKQETSDKSVIELQQYAKKNKPNLHILSKLQEEMKRLAEEREETRKKPKMSIVASAQPGGEPLCTVDV